AACATTTTGAGGATCCCATAATATTTAATGATTTTTTTCAAATTCAGTTTGAGGACTATAATGGCGACGGCGATCCGGATTTTACGATTGGTCAGTACGGATCCAGTAACGGTTACTTCTACAAGCTATTTACGCTTAGAAAAAATAACGTTATAGAGGAATTAGGGATCAAACTCGGCTCTGATTTATTTATCAGCAGTCCAAAGGGGTATTCGATAAAGCTTGATAAAGTGGATGATCATAGCTTCAAGAGAAGTTATTACGATAATGTAGCGGGTAAACAGATGGAAGATATTTTCCAGTGGAATGGAAGTGCATTTCAGAAGTTAGACAAGTGATTCATACCAGAAGTGAGAGGAATGTGTGATAGATGACGAGTGATACCATACAAGATTTAGAAGGGCTAAAAGCCATAGGGAGAGTAGTAGGACATACCATCGCCGAGATGAAAAAGAAAGTAACTCCAGGTATGACAACAGCGGAGCTTGATAAGATTGGAGCTGAAATTCTAGCGGAATTCGGAGCATCTTCAGCCCCAATGATAACGTATAATTTTCCAGGCAGCACCTGCATCAGTGTGAATGAAGAGGTTGCTCATGGGATTCCTGGTCCTAGAGTGATTAATGCGGGTGATTTGATCAATATTGATGTATCTGCTGAACTGAATGGTTATTATGGGGACGCCGGAGTTTCGTTTCAACTACCACCTTATAATGATGACATTCTTCGACTATGCCAGAGTGCAGAGGAAACTATGATGAGCGTGATCAATCATCTGAGAGCAGGGATGAAGGTCAATGAGATTGGCAGAATGATGGAACTCGAAGCTCGGAAACGCGGCTATAGAGTGGTACGTAATCTGTGCAGCCACGGGATTGGCAAATCACTCCATGAGAAGCCTTTTGAAATCTTACCTTTCTACAATCCAAGAGTGACTACAGTGTTAAAAGAGGGACAGGTGATTACGGTTGAACCCTTCCTTTCTACTGGAGCAGATTACGTGGAGCAGCAGTCGGATGGATGGACACTGAGTGTCGTAGACAATGGCCGGGTAGCACAGTTTGAACATACGATTATTGTGACTAAAGGTGAGCCTATTATCCTAACCAAGCCATAAAGAGGAGAGTGCGAAATTGAAAATCGCCTTTATACTTTTTGACGGGATTACGTTCTTAGATTTTGCGGGGTTCTATGATGTTATTTATCGATTGGGGCAATTTGAAATCGGCAAAAATTTGTCTTGGGATATATGTGCAGCGTCGGAGGAAGTGACGGATGAGTTAGGTTTCACAGTTAAAGCTGGAAAAGTGCTGCCAGAGCTTTCGGAGTATGACATGGTATTTGTACCTGGAGGGATGGGGACACGGAAACTTCGTTATGATGAAGGTTTTGTCTCGTGGATTGCTGGTGCTCACAATGTTCCTTATAAGGTATCTGTCTGCACAGGCTCACTGCTGCTTGGGGCTGCGGGGCTGCTAGGAGGGAAGAAAGCTACTACCCATCCATCTGCCTATGAATTACTAAAACCTTACTGTGTAGAAGTTGTGGAGAGCCGTATCGTGCATGATGGTAATGTGATTACAGGTGGTGGAGTTTCCACTTCTATTGATCTGGGGTTATATCTGATTACACACTTGGCTGGAGAAGCAGCAATGAATTCGGTGAAAAAGCAGATTGATTATCCATACGAGATGCAGGGGATTGTTCAAATCTAAAGGTAAATACCGGAGGGACCAGAGATGGCTGGACAAAAAATGGTTGATATGCTGTTTCAGCAATGGGTAAGCGATAAGGAGCAGTGGGTACAGCTTAGAGATTTACTGATGAAGGAGAGTAATCTTCCCGGACCACGAGTGAATTTGGAGCTATCAGGCAATTTTGCCAAACATTTTGCCCATCCTAAACTAACGGAAACAGACTGGGAGTTTCTTAATTCATGGGCTAATCTTACAGAGGCAGAAGCTGGGGTGAATGATCCCCGTGAGTTTCTGCCGTTTTGTGCGGTTAGAGCGCTGGGCGCTTATTACAGCTACGCTGAAGAAGAGCAGCGAATTGTGATTCAGAGCATCATTAAGACAGCTATGAACGACTCCAGATGGAGGATGCGTGAAGCGTCTGCTATGGCGCTGCAAAGTATAGGGGAGGATGGTTTTGCCCTTATCAGGCAGTTGATCGAGATGTGGGAGGAGGGTGCGAACGGGCTTGAACAAAGAGCTTTTGTAGCAGCGTTAGCGCATCCTCCTCTTTTAAAAGAGAAAGAGAATACGCTTTATTGTCTTCAGTTGGCTACTCGAATCATGGAAAATATGGGTAGTGGGGAAGTGCAATATGAGGACGCTGAGCATTTTCGTGTATTATCTAAGGGGCTTGAATACAGCTTAAGTGTATTTGTGGCGAGTGAACCTGAAGCGGGCTTTGCCATGCTGGAGAAATTCGCTAAGAGCCGAGATACCCGAATGATTAAGATTGTGAAGAGTAATCTTGGTAAGTCACGTTTGAGTAAAAAGTATGCTCTACAGGTTGCTGAGGTCCTTAAAAGTTTGACAATACAGGAGAGGACATGAGGATCAGCTCTCCAGTGGAATTATGAAGTGTAGTTTTACATGCATTTAACATGCCACATATGCTTAAGTGATATAACAGAAGGAACTAGGTGAAAAGGTGGCTGTTAGATGAAATTAAGTAAAGAGGAAAAATCATGGATTTTATATGACTGTGGAAATTCGGCGTATTCGATGGCGGTTACAACGGCTTTACTGCCTATTGTATTTGGGATGTTTTCGAATGTTAACAACAGCATGGATTTGGGGTATTTTAATTCCATAGCGAGTATTCTGGTGGCCATCCTTAGCCCGATTTTAGGGACGATGGCAGATTATAAGGATAAGAAAAAACGCTTCTTCATATTTTTCTCATTGATCGGCGTGATAGCTACTGCTTCGCTGGCTTTCGTTGCACCTGCGAGTGGGCAGTGGCAGTTATTGATTGTATTTTATATTTTGTCAGTCATAGGATTTGCCGGGGCCAATATTTTTTATGATTCTTTTCTGGTGGATGTAACCACGGATGAAAGGATGGATAAGGTATCCTCAAAAGGGTTTGCTTTTGGATATATCGCCAGCGTTATTCCATTCGGTATCAGCCTACTGCTGATTCTGTTTATGGGGATGGATAAATCAATCGGCTATCAGATTGGATTTATAATCACTGCCCTTTGGTGGGGACTGCTGACCATGCCTATGATCAAGGATGTGCAGCAAAGATATTACATAGAACCTGAACCCAAACCGGTCATTAATAGCTTTAAAAGACTGGGAGACACGTTTAAAAATGTCAGACAGCATAAAGTAGTATTTGTATTCTTGATCGCCTACTTTCTCTATATTGATGGGGTAGATACGATTATTAAAATGGTAGTGCCATATGCCACATCGGTACTGGGTGCGGATGCTTTTGATACCTTTACTTTACTGGGGATCTTATTAGTTATCCAGATCATCGCATTTCCGTGTGCTATCCTGTACGGTAATCTTGCCAAAAAATACTCAGCTAGAACAATGATCATCGTGGGGATTTTTACATATATCATTTCTTGTATCGCGGCTTACTTTATTACTTCAGTGTGGCATATATTTATTCTGGGAGCGCTAATTGGATCTGCCCAGGGAGGGATTCAAGCGCTTAGCAGATCTTATTATGCGAAGATTATTCCTAAGGAAAAATCCAATGAATTCTTTGGCTTTTACAATATCTTTGGCAAGTTTGCGGCGATTGTGGGTCCTGCTGTAATGTCATTAACAACTACCCTAACAGGCAACGCTAAATTTAGTATTTTAGCGATTATCCCACTATTTATTATTGGATTCTTCGTATTTATAACTTTACCAAAAGAGAAGCTTGAACAAGATGAACCGAAGGGACTTATCCTATGAAGTCAAGCGAAGAACAAACGGCAATGGCCAAACATCTGATTGTCATCTCTTACGATGCCTTTTCAGAAGACCAATGGGAAATGGCCAGCCGTCTTCCAAACCTATCGAAATTGATTAAGAACGGAGCGCATAGTAATCAATTAAAAAGTGTATATCCCACGCTCACTTATGTGGTACACACTACGATAGCAACCGGTGTATATCCAGATAAGCATGGTATCCACCATAACAATCCATTTCAGTCGTTTGTGAAGGAAAAGGAGCAAAGCTGGTTCTGGTTCAGAAATGCGATAAAGGTGCCCACGATTTATGATGCTGCGCGCGAGCATAACATGAGTACCGCAGGAATCCTCTGGCCGGTATCAGGGAAATCCTCAATCCAATATAATATCCCTGAAATCAGAGCCATCAACAACGAAAATCAGGCACTGAAGGTGTTAAAAAGCGGGAGCCCGTTATATTGCATTGAAATGGAGCTGAAATATGGACGGCTTCGAAAAGGAATTGAACAGCCTTATCTGGATGACTTCACGACAAAGTGTGCGATGGAAACGATTAAGCGTAAAAAGCCTAATCTTCTTATGATGCATTTGATTGATCTGGATGACGCCAAGCATGTCTACGGTACTGACAGCGATGAAGTGAAGCGGGTAATCACACGTATGGATAAGCGATTAGGTGATGTTATGCAAGCAGTGGATGAAGCCGGGATAAAGGATGACACGGTTTTTTTAGTTTTGGGTGACCATGGCCAGTTCAATGTTCGGTATAAAGTGCATTTGAACAACCTTTTGCAGGAAAAAGGGTTGATCTATGAAGAGAACGGCGAAATGAAGTGGAGAGCTTACTTTCAGTGTGGGGGCGGATCCGCTTATCTGCATATTAAAGAAGGTGATGAAGAAGCTGAACAATTAGCGTTAGCTGTTATTCAGGAATATATGGATGATGACGCTTCAGGTATAGAGGAAATATATACTAGAGAGCAGCTGAATCAACTTCATGTGGGCCCATCTACTAAATATATGCTTGAAGCTAGGAGAGGCTATTGTTTTGATGAGAGCATGGATGAACCTACGATTGTTGATTTGGACAAACAAGGGATTAAATATGCTACGCATGGCTACTCTCCCGATAAAGAGGATTATAGATGCAACTTGGTGATCTCAGGGAATAAGGTGAAAAGTGATTTTCCTATAGGGGATCTCAAAATGGTAGATATAGCTCCTACGATGGCAAAGATTTTAGGGATTGATTTTAATCCTTGTGACGGAAGACCTTTAGATGAAATTTTCTTGGTATAGATTGAATATATATAAAGTCGGAATACTTACTGGAGCTATATCCATATACAATGGAATTAAAATGGAGTAAGAGGAGAATTGGATATGGATGCTGATATTAGACAAAAAATTCTAAATAAAAATGACAGACTAATTAGTATGGTTATTGAACGTGCTAAGAGAGATTTTCCTGATGACATTGCAATCATTGGGCTTACAGGTTCTTTCAGTACCGGAGATTTTCATGAAAAAAGCGATCTTGATCTAATTATAATTAATAACACGGCCCAAGGCTGGGGAATATCTTCGTGTTTTATTCTTGAGGATGTTGGATACGACATCTATTGTACGCCATGGGAAACAAGGATAGAAGATCAAGCGAATCTTGAGAGCCCAATGATTTCGTGTCTGATAGATTTAGAGCTGTTATATTGTGCGAAACCCGAATATCTGGAAAAGCTAAACTTATATAAACAAAGAGCTCTCGATGCTTTGGCTAAGCCTATAGGGAATGAATGTATTAGTAGAGCGAAAAAGAATATAGACATAGCAAAAAAAGAATATACGAATACATTACTTTCTGAAGATATCGGAGCAGTGAGGTATGCTTCATGCGAAGTTGTATACAATTCGGTAAATGCTCTAACACATTTGAACAATACCTATTTTAAAAGGGGACTTAAGAGATATCTGGAGGAAATAGCTACGTATCGTTATGTTCCTGATGATTTTGAAAATATATATATGGCTGTGATCGATGCGAAGACAATTATTGAAATCAGAAGTGCATCATATAGATTTTTAGAAAGCGTCAATGATTTATATAATAAAATGTATAAGGATTTTGTGATTCAGCCTATCCCTACCTATGATAATCTTGGTGGCACCTTTGAGGAATTATGGTGTAACTGCCGCAATAAGGTTATAGCAAGTGTGGAATTAAATGATAAATCTTATGCTTATTATGCAGCCATGGGCATACAAAATTTTCTTGATGAAATGACAGAATCAAGAGGAACAAAAAAGTTTGATATTATGCAGTATTTTGATTCAGATCATCTGCATTTATTTAAAGAGCAGTTCCTGCAGGTCATGGATGAATATCTGGAAGAATATAATAAGGTGGGAAGGAAAGTTGAAAGATACGATACTTTTGAGGAATTGTATAACGAATACATGAAGGTGTGATAGAGGAGATTACCAGATTACGAATTTTCGTAGTCTGGTTTTTTCATTTTTTATGGAACGATAAGATTATTTTAAGTCATATGGGTAAAATAATAGATATCATACTAGCGGCGTCTGATTTGCCAAAGTGGTGACATTTATTATAGACTGTTTTTTGTCGGCTTTTGTCCAGTGGATGTTTTTCACTTGCAGTGATATAAAAAACTAATTTGAAGTGGGGAAATGGAATGCATGGAATAAGACAGCATCAAAAATCAAATAAGCTGAAGATATTTTCAAAAGTCATATTAATTATTATAGGGGCACTTATAACTTCATATGGCCTGGAATCCGTATTAATACCTAACAATGTTTCAGATGGTGGTGTAACAGGCCTAAGTATCGTTGGCTCACAGCTGTTTGGATTACCGTTAGGGCTGCTAATTGTTATAATTAACATCCCATTTGTTTGGTTAGGATATAAGCAAATTGGTAAAAGCTTTGCTATTTATTCCATTATCGGTATTGCCTCACTAGCCATTGGTACAAGCCTAATGCACCATGTGCCAACGATTATTGAAGGAGATACATTATTAATTACTGTTGTAGGCGGGATTATCATCGGTTTTGGTATGGGTTTAGCGTTACGTAATGGTGGAGCGTTAGATGGGATCGACATGTTGGCTGTATTGCTTTCACGAAAAATACCTTTTGGGACAAGTGATCTAATCTTATTCCTAAACATGTTTGTCTTTATTGTTGTTTCAACTGCATTTGGTCTACAAGGGGCGATTCTATCTGCACTTGCTTATTTTATTGCTTCTAAAGTGATTCATATCGTTGAGGAAGGTTTGAGCGGATCTAAAACTTTCAAAATCATCACCGTTCAACCGGAAATTATGGTGGAAACGATTCGTGACCGATTGGGACGTGGGGCAACCTATACTGATGCATACGGTGGTTACTCCAATGAACAGTTCAAAGAAATTACCTGTGTAATTAACCGTCTGGAAGAAAGCAAAATCAAGGAAATCATTCATGAAATTGACCCTAACGCTTTTGTTGTAGTATATGATGTAGCAGAAGTTAAGGGTGGTAATTTCAAAAAGCATAATATTCACTAATTAAGATCCTGAAGTGCATCTCCTTAAGTGTTTGACAAATGCATAAAATGTAACTATTATTGTTGCATCTGATTAATGCACTTGTTGCTAGCCCGGTAGTATGGCAAAAGGAGAGATTTATAGTGAACATCAGCACCCGATTTGCGGTAGCCATTCATATATTAACGTTAATCGACAGTAATAAAGAGGGTAAAAGTACCTCGGAGTGGATAGCTGGTAGTGTGAACACCAACCCTGTAGTTATCCGCCGGCTAACTAGTATGTTGCAAAAAGCAGGACTGGTAACGGCCCGCCCCGGAGTCGCAGGAGCCTCACTTTCACGTAGTAGCGCTGAGATTACACTACTTCAGATTTATAAGGCAGTAAACGCGGTGGAAGAGGATTCGTTGTTCTCAGTTCATGAGCACCCTAATCCCGATTGTCCAGTCGGCAAAAATATAGCCAGCGCCATTGTACCGGTATTCTCGCTCGCGCAAAAGGCGATGGAGAATGTCCTTCAGGAGGTTACTTTGGAGCAGATTGTGAATGAAATGCCTGAAATATAACCACTCCATATCGCAACGTAGAATGAAGACCACAACATGTGCTAACGTGATTGTGGTCTTTTTTTATTGGAAACATATCAAGAGGCTCCGAATGGCTCGGGTCAGGAGAGTAGTGACTTAAAGAAGGGAAGTAGGGCGTAATCATAGAATCTGTATTTAGAAGGCAGAAAACAGATAATACTTCATATAGGGAAACTCTAATATGCTGAAGTGGAAAATGAACGGAGGATTTACAGTGGAACAAATCGCATTAATCTCAGATATTCATGGAAATATCCCGGCTTTGACAGCCGTATTAGAGGATATTAAGCAGCGTGGAATTAGCAGGATATTTTGCCTAGGTGATATTGTTGGTAAAGGACCAAATTCAGATCTAGCCGCTGATATCATTAAGAACAATTGTGAAATCAGTGTTATGGGAAACTGGGATGATTTAATGAATCAGGATGTTGATTTTGAAATGGCCCGGTGGAGTCGGAATTTGTTAGGGAAAGACCGCCTTGCTTATTTAGGTACATTACCGTTCTCGATTGAGTTTATGATGAGTGGTAAGTTTATCCGATTATTTCATGCTTCACCGCGAAGCTATTATGAACGGATTCAGCCTTGGGACGATTATGAGAAGCGGTTATCTATGTTTGGTTGTTCTGATCTCTGCCAGGAGAAGCGACAAGCGGATATCGTAGGCTATGGGGACATTCACAATGCTTTTATACAACATTTAGAAGGGAAGACTTTATTTAATGTTGGCAGTGTGGGGAATCCTCTAGATGTCACTCAGGCATCTTATGTGATTTTGGAGGGGGAGTATGGAGGCCTGACAACAGCATCTTTGAATATACAATTTGTAAGAGTTCCTTATGATATTGAGTTAGCCATTCAACAAGCCATAGATGCAGTTATGCCAGCTACAGAGCCCTATATTCGAGAGCTTAGAACTGCGCAGTATAGAGGGAATGCGCGGGGATAGAAGATGAGCTTTCGAGCGGTAACCTTGATTCACAACATCAAAAAGTAACGGAGGGAACGAATTGAAGCTTAGTCATGTATTTGAGCAATTCCCTACTTTAGAAACTGAACAACTAACACTGAAAAAAATTGAAGTTAGTAACCTTGAAGAGGTATTTGGAATTTATAGCAATGATCAAGTGTTTGAGTACTGCGGAATTATTCCGAAACATAATAAAGATACAGTAAAGAATATGATCGGACATTTCGAACGTGATTTTAATAAAGGGTTAAGAGTGAAGTGGGGAATTTTCCGTAAAAATAATCCGTACATACTGCTAGGTATCATCGAAGCTATGGATTTTAATCAAAAAGTGGATATGGTCACGATTGGTTATTTTTTGGCGGAGTCTTATTGGGGAAAAGGGATTGCAACTCAGGCCGTTGAAATGGTGAAAAAATATTTATTTGAGACGGCAGAGGTCAATCGAATCCAAGCTGAAGTCATGCCTTTTAATGAGCGGTCCAAGCGGGTCCTTTTGAAAAGTGGCTTTATGAAAGAGGGGACGTTAAGACAAGCCCATGTATGGTCAGGTAAAGGGCTCATTGATTTGGAGATTTACAGCATTCTTGCAGAGGAATACGGAAAGGGAGAAAACAGATCCTAGTGAAAGTAGGGGAGATTATGGGGACTATCGTGGTAATCGGTGGGGGAGAGCTAATCGATTTAGAAACGCTTGAAATGGATCGTGAAGTTGTGAAGTTAACCCAGAAAGCTAATCCGAAAGCGTTATTTATTCCAACAGCTAGTAGTGATGCACCAGGTTATTGTGATACGTTCAACAAAGTGTACGGCGAGATTCTAGGATGTGAAACAAGTCATTTATTGCTTGTGAGCCAAACCTATACCCATGAAGAAATCGCAGAGTTAATTATATCCGCTGATCTGATTTATGTTGGTGGTGGTAATACCCGAAAGATGCTGGAGATTTGGAAAAATACCGGCGTAGATGCTCTTCTAAAAGAAGCGTACAACTCGGGGACTATTTTGGCAGGGCTGAGTGCAGGTTCCATTTGCTGGTTTGAATATGGGCATAGTGACTCTGAAGCGTTCGACGACCAAGGGAACTGGCAGTATATTAAGCTTGAAGCGATGGGGATTCTGCCAGGTATTCATTGTCCGCATTATAATGAGAATATTCGGGTTGAGGATTTTTCGCGTATGGTAAAAGACGGAGGTTTGCTCGGAATCGCAGTGGATAATAACTGTGCCATCATCTACAAGGATAATGAATATAAGGTGATGTCGACCAGAGAAGAAGCTAAAGCCTACCGTGTGATGGACTCAGAGCAAGGTGTTGTCGTTACGCAAATCGAAGAACATCCAAGCTACAGACCTCTTCATGAAGTGTACGGTGGAGGTGATCAATGAAGTCTAATCAAATCTCAATTATCGTGGCGAGTCTTATTCTAGGGATTTCATTTATTATTGGATGTTCAATAACTAATGGCGATAAAGAGTTGGTAGTTGATCAAGACCAGACTCCATCCATAGTAACGGCAGATAAGCTTTTGATGGATATTAAAGAGACGGCCTTATACTTAAATCTGACTGAAGATCAAGTGATGAATATTATTAAAACGGAGCATGAGAATTTAAGTAGATCGGGCATTTTTGAAGGGACTATGTTCCCTTATATCAGAGTTGGTAATGAATATCTTTTTAACAAAGACTTATTAACAACATGGGTTTCGGATGCCTCCTTAAATAGGAGGGTTTATCTAAACCGACAAACGAAATAAGGTATTAATCGGATAAGGAAGGTGCTCTCTATTAAACTACTGTTTGTCTGCAGCCAGAATCGCTGGCGGAGTTTAACTGCGGAGAAGAT
This genomic stretch from Paenibacillus sp. FSL H7-0737 harbors:
- a CDS encoding GNAT family N-acetyltransferase, whose translation is MKLSHVFEQFPTLETEQLTLKKIEVSNLEEVFGIYSNDQVFEYCGIIPKHNKDTVKNMIGHFERDFNKGLRVKWGIFRKNNPYILLGIIEAMDFNQKVDMVTIGYFLAESYWGKGIATQAVEMVKKYLFETAEVNRIQAEVMPFNERSKRVLLKSGFMKEGTLRQAHVWSGKGLIDLEIYSILAEEYGKGENRS
- a CDS encoding alkaline phosphatase family protein, whose protein sequence is MKSSEEQTAMAKHLIVISYDAFSEDQWEMASRLPNLSKLIKNGAHSNQLKSVYPTLTYVVHTTIATGVYPDKHGIHHNNPFQSFVKEKEQSWFWFRNAIKVPTIYDAAREHNMSTAGILWPVSGKSSIQYNIPEIRAINNENQALKVLKSGSPLYCIEMELKYGRLRKGIEQPYLDDFTTKCAMETIKRKKPNLLMMHLIDLDDAKHVYGTDSDEVKRVITRMDKRLGDVMQAVDEAGIKDDTVFLVLGDHGQFNVRYKVHLNNLLQEKGLIYEENGEMKWRAYFQCGGGSAYLHIKEGDEEAEQLALAVIQEYMDDDASGIEEIYTREQLNQLHVGPSTKYMLEARRGYCFDESMDEPTIVDLDKQGIKYATHGYSPDKEDYRCNLVISGNKVKSDFPIGDLKMVDIAPTMAKILGIDFNPCDGRPLDEIFLV
- a CDS encoding peptidase E, translated to MGTIVVIGGGELIDLETLEMDREVVKLTQKANPKALFIPTASSDAPGYCDTFNKVYGEILGCETSHLLLVSQTYTHEEIAELIISADLIYVGGGNTRKMLEIWKNTGVDALLKEAYNSGTILAGLSAGSICWFEYGHSDSEAFDDQGNWQYIKLEAMGILPGIHCPHYNENIRVEDFSRMVKDGGLLGIAVDNNCAIIYKDNEYKVMSTREEAKAYRVMDSEQGVVVTQIEEHPSYRPLHEVYGGGDQ
- a CDS encoding YitT family protein; this translates as MHGIRQHQKSNKLKIFSKVILIIIGALITSYGLESVLIPNNVSDGGVTGLSIVGSQLFGLPLGLLIVIINIPFVWLGYKQIGKSFAIYSIIGIASLAIGTSLMHHVPTIIEGDTLLITVVGGIIIGFGMGLALRNGGALDGIDMLAVLLSRKIPFGTSDLILFLNMFVFIVVSTAFGLQGAILSALAYFIASKVIHIVEEGLSGSKTFKIITVQPEIMVETIRDRLGRGATYTDAYGGYSNEQFKEITCVINRLEESKIKEIIHEIDPNAFVVVYDVAEVKGGNFKKHNIH
- a CDS encoding MFS transporter, translated to MKLSKEEKSWILYDCGNSAYSMAVTTALLPIVFGMFSNVNNSMDLGYFNSIASILVAILSPILGTMADYKDKKKRFFIFFSLIGVIATASLAFVAPASGQWQLLIVFYILSVIGFAGANIFYDSFLVDVTTDERMDKVSSKGFAFGYIASVIPFGISLLLILFMGMDKSIGYQIGFIITALWWGLLTMPMIKDVQQRYYIEPEPKPVINSFKRLGDTFKNVRQHKVVFVFLIAYFLYIDGVDTIIKMVVPYATSVLGADAFDTFTLLGILLVIQIIAFPCAILYGNLAKKYSARTMIIVGIFTYIISCIAAYFITSVWHIFILGALIGSAQGGIQALSRSYYAKIIPKEKSNEFFGFYNIFGKFAAIVGPAVMSLTTTLTGNAKFSILAIIPLFIIGFFVFITLPKEKLEQDEPKGLIL
- a CDS encoding metallophosphoesterase family protein, which codes for MEQIALISDIHGNIPALTAVLEDIKQRGISRIFCLGDIVGKGPNSDLAADIIKNNCEISVMGNWDDLMNQDVDFEMARWSRNLLGKDRLAYLGTLPFSIEFMMSGKFIRLFHASPRSYYERIQPWDDYEKRLSMFGCSDLCQEKRQADIVGYGDIHNAFIQHLEGKTLFNVGSVGNPLDVTQASYVILEGEYGGLTTASLNIQFVRVPYDIELAIQQAIDAVMPATEPYIRELRTAQYRGNARG
- a CDS encoding DJ-1/PfpI family protein, which produces MKIAFILFDGITFLDFAGFYDVIYRLGQFEIGKNLSWDICAASEEVTDELGFTVKAGKVLPELSEYDMVFVPGGMGTRKLRYDEGFVSWIAGAHNVPYKVSVCTGSLLLGAAGLLGGKKATTHPSAYELLKPYCVEVVESRIVHDGNVITGGGVSTSIDLGLYLITHLAGEAAMNSVKKQIDYPYEMQGIVQI
- the map gene encoding type I methionyl aminopeptidase, encoding MTSDTIQDLEGLKAIGRVVGHTIAEMKKKVTPGMTTAELDKIGAEILAEFGASSAPMITYNFPGSTCISVNEEVAHGIPGPRVINAGDLINIDVSAELNGYYGDAGVSFQLPPYNDDILRLCQSAEETMMSVINHLRAGMKVNEIGRMMELEARKRGYRVVRNLCSHGIGKSLHEKPFEILPFYNPRVTTVLKEGQVITVEPFLSTGADYVEQQSDGWTLSVVDNGRVAQFEHTIIVTKGEPIILTKP
- a CDS encoding Rrf2 family transcriptional regulator codes for the protein MNISTRFAVAIHILTLIDSNKEGKSTSEWIAGSVNTNPVVIRRLTSMLQKAGLVTARPGVAGASLSRSSAEITLLQIYKAVNAVEEDSLFSVHEHPNPDCPVGKNIASAIVPVFSLAQKAMENVLQEVTLEQIVNEMPEI
- a CDS encoding nucleotidyltransferase domain-containing protein, translated to MDADIRQKILNKNDRLISMVIERAKRDFPDDIAIIGLTGSFSTGDFHEKSDLDLIIINNTAQGWGISSCFILEDVGYDIYCTPWETRIEDQANLESPMISCLIDLELLYCAKPEYLEKLNLYKQRALDALAKPIGNECISRAKKNIDIAKKEYTNTLLSEDIGAVRYASCEVVYNSVNALTHLNNTYFKRGLKRYLEEIATYRYVPDDFENIYMAVIDAKTIIEIRSASYRFLESVNDLYNKMYKDFVIQPIPTYDNLGGTFEELWCNCRNKVIASVELNDKSYAYYAAMGIQNFLDEMTESRGTKKFDIMQYFDSDHLHLFKEQFLQVMDEYLEEYNKVGRKVERYDTFEELYNEYMKV